From Mytilus edulis chromosome 9, xbMytEdul2.2, whole genome shotgun sequence, the proteins below share one genomic window:
- the LOC139487908 gene encoding ubiquitin conjugation factor E4 A-like isoform X3: MISDEKMTEQKDLSNNPFAALLTGGDVPYSFQSSKEEQETPESQPVIAVEMKAEDWKSLAEYKLEINNLIETIFLLTLEKDPEAYTERPSRCVFMTDLAQTLEGQTWLDMDCLEQAVFERLLMKEPGLYIVSLTSAKTEDAESARIAGESQVLHYLYQCYVRVKNMESQNKMPKMKAEMNKCKAVIVMNAKTCLQQPDLYEQNLSKQFVDIYQSEDSFLSSYSHVIMVEFFDRVVEEIDKSKEDGSLNDVFKPVLESLKNSMMKDSTLMNPNVLKNIDFMVFFTRHPEMAKVLLDHSAPRDWNKGKTYEQTLLGSLFCFSSIPRSELGPCEFFSDPASKSQRDIDAMENNIHQPLTRIGDKVHTFFLGLIKSSPQAKHGTLLWIGRCISANSGKSKIWSAQMPQLFNQMYAYDGFCLNLCYLMLKLSVPFSEPQCDKLLKVQPTYCSVEVNDNDKSQQKNIHAFGLNKETCLIPMPENEQLEPLESYNFISECFFLTHQCLNMGFKPLNEKFVKLNQSLGRIQRLYQDATNQGGNDSMEPVRQLKSKMEEGMTIYLSIRAAVTEPKFLEMSLNFHISTATWMCLVAVKDNPQCFSDITLPLPDEAPKCLACIPEFIMGNITDFTQFLHRFKDQVFEFVGEKLSHFMTLILVYMGNPDRMKNPHLRAELAETLAMLLPSDQTQNRALMSRYYKGQLFVQHPLIDHLAEKLLHVFVSIEMTGQSVQFEQKFNYRRPMYQVLEHIWEIESHRNAIKSLSRFAEENIEATDAPLFLRFINLLINDAIFLLDEALDYMSQIKDKEQAKEQGEWTNMTPEQRQEAEMSLRQLSMIARYHNVMGNHTIHMLELLTREIKSIFCHNSMVDRISGMLNYFLVNLVGPKQRNFKVKDKDEYEFKPQETVSDISQIYLNLEEDVNFCIAVVNDGRSYSDDLFPKAINVLKKIHKPASMLENMENLHLKNQKLRVQQKADEELFADPPEEFLDEIMGTLMKDPVILPSSGNIVDRSTIARHLLSDQNDPFNREALSLDMVIPHAELQEKIEAWKEEHRNKS, encoded by the exons AT GATATCTGATGAAAAGATGACGGAACAGAAAGATTTATCAAACAATCCATTTGCAGCTTTGCTGACTGGTGGAGATGTGCCCTATAGCTTCCAGTCTTCTAAGGAAGAACAGGAAACACCTGAATCACAACCAG TTATAGCAGTAGAAATGAAAGCTGAAGACTGGAAATCTCTGGCAGAGTACAAACTAGAAATCAACAATCTCATAGAAACCATTTTTCTGCTAACTCTTGAAAAAG ACCCTGAAGCCTATACAGAAAGACCATCTAGATGTGTATTTATGACAGACTTAGCACAGACTTTAGAGGGACAAACATGGTTAGATATGGACTGTTTAGAACAA GCTGTATTTGAGAGATTACTTATGAAAGAGCCAGGATTATATATAGTATCACTAACATCAGCTAAAACAGAAGATGCTGAGTCTGCAAGAATAGCTGGAGAATCACAAGTTCTTCATTACCTGTATCAGTGTTATGTCAGAGTAAAGAACATGGAAAGTCAAAATAAG ATGCCAAAGATGAAAGCAGAAATGAATAAATGCAAGGCGGTGATTGTTATGAATGCTAAGACCTGTCTACAACAACCAGATTTATATGAACAGAACTTGTCCAAACAATTTGTTGATATTTATCAGTCAGAGGACAGTTTCTTATCAT CATATAGTCATGTGATTATGGTAGAATTTTTTGATCGAGTTGTGGAAGAGATAGATAAAAGTAAAGAAGATGGATCATTAAATGACGTATTTAAACCAGTTCTAGAATCACTGAAGAACAGTATGATGAAAGATAGTACCTTGATGAATCCAAATGTTCtcaaaaatatagattttatgGTATTTTTTACAAGACATCCAGAAATGGCTAAG GTACTGCTGGACCATAGTGCACCAAGAGATTGGAACAAAGGAAAGACCTATGAACAGACTTTACTAGGCTCATTATTCTGTTTTAGTTCTATTCCAAGGTCAGAACTTGGTCCATGTGAATTTTTCTCAGATCCAGCATCGAAATCACAAAGAGATATTGATGCTATGGAGAACAATATTCATCAG CCTTTGACAAGAATAGGAGATAAAGTTCATACCTTCTTCTTAGGTTTGATCAAATCATCTCCTCAGGCTAAACATGGTACACTACTGTGGATAGGTAGATGTATATCTGCTAACTCAG gTAAATCCAAGATTTGGTCAGCTCAGATGCCTCAGTTATTCAACCAGATGTATGCATATGATGGATTCTgtttaaatttatgttatttaatGTTAAAACTTTCTGTGCCTTTCTCTGAACCACAGTGTGACAAACTTCTTAAAGTACAACCCACCTATTGTTCTGTGGAAGTTAATGACAACGATAAGAGCCAACAGAAAAATATTCATGCTTTTG ggtTGAATAAAGAGACATGTTTGATACCAATGCCAGAAAATGAACAATTGGAACCTTTAGAATCTTACAATTTTATATCTGAGTGTTTTTTCTTGACTCATCAATGTTTAAACATGGGATTCAAACCTTTAAATGAAAAGTTTGTAAAACTAAATCAAAGTTTAGGAAGAATACAACGTTTATATCAGGATGCTACAAACCAAGGAGGAAATGATTCAATGGAACCAGTCAGACAGCTGAAAAGTAAAATGGAAGAAG gaATGACCATTTACTTAAGTATTAGGGCAGCTGTAACAGAACCGAAATTTTTAGAAATGTCTTTGAACTTTCACATATCAACTGCAACATGGATGTGTCTTGTTGCTGTAAAGGACAACCCACAATGCTTCAGTGATATCACACTTCCTCTTCCTGATGAAGCTCCAAAATGTCTAGCATGCATTCCTGAATTTATTATGGGAAATATTACAGACTTTACACAATTCCTGCATCGATTTAAAGATCAAGTCTTTGAG tttgttggTGAGAAACTAAGCCATTTTATGACCTTGATATTGGTATATATGGGTAATCCTGATCGTATGAAGAACCCACATTTGAGAGCAGAATTAGCTGAAACTTTAGCTATGTTGTTACCAAGTGATCAAACCCAGAACAGAGCTCTAATGTCAAG ATATTATAAAGGGCAGTTATTTGTACAGCATCCATTAATTGACCATTTGGCAGAAAagttactacatgtatttgttagTATAGAGATGACAGGCCAAAGTGTACAGTTTGAACAGAAGTTTAATTACAGAAGACCTATGTACCAAGTACTAGAACATATATGGGAAATAGAATCACATAGAAATGCCATTAAG agtttatcCCGATTTGCTGAAGAGAATATAGAAGCAACAGATGCACCTTTATTCCTGAGGTTTATAAATCTCCTCATTAACGATGCTATCTTCCTGTTAGATGAGGCATTAGAT TACATGAGTCAAATCAAAGATAAGGAACAAGCCAAAGAACAAGGTGAATGGACCAACATGACACCTGAACAAAGACAGGAAGCTGAAATGAGTCTACGACAACTTAGTATGATAGCTCGTTATCATAATGTGATGGGAAATCATACTATACATATGTTAGAACTATTGACTAGAGAGATCAAATCAATATTTTGTCATAATTCTATGGTTGATCGAATCTCAGGAATGTTAAATTACTTCTTGGTCAATTTA GTTGGACCAAAACAAAGAAATTTTAAAGTGAAAGACAAAGATGAATATGAGTTTAAACCTCAAGAGACAGTATCTGACATATCACAGATTTATCTCAACTTAGAGGAGGATGTTAACTTTTGTATTGCTGTTGTTAATGATGGAAGATCTTACTCCGATGATCTCTTTCCTAAAGCTATTAACGTTCTCAAGAAAATACATAAACCTGCTTCAATGttagaaaatatggaaaatcttcatttaaaaaatcag aaactacGAGTACAACAGAAAGCAGATGAAGAACTATTTGCTGATCCTCCGGAAgaattcttggatgaaattatgGGAACATTAATGAAAGATCCTGTGATATTACCTTCTTCTGGGAATATAGTGGACAGATCTACCATAGCCAGACATTTACTCAG TGATCAGAATGATCCATTCAACAGGGAGGCATTATCATTAGATATGGTTATACCACATGCTGAACTACAGGAGAAGATTGAAGCTTGGAAAGAAGAACATCGAAATAAAAGTTGA
- the LOC139487908 gene encoding ubiquitin conjugation factor E4 A-like isoform X1: MVKDPLDLRQHKYGTHFLMRISDEKMTEQKDLSNNPFAALLTGGDVPYSFQSSKEEQETPESQPVIAVEMKAEDWKSLAEYKLEINNLIETIFLLTLEKDPEAYTERPSRCVFMTDLAQTLEGQTWLDMDCLEQAVFERLLMKEPGLYIVSLTSAKTEDAESARIAGESQVLHYLYQCYVRVKNMESQNKMPKMKAEMNKCKAVIVMNAKTCLQQPDLYEQNLSKQFVDIYQSEDSFLSSYSHVIMVEFFDRVVEEIDKSKEDGSLNDVFKPVLESLKNSMMKDSTLMNPNVLKNIDFMVFFTRHPEMAKVLLDHSAPRDWNKGKTYEQTLLGSLFCFSSIPRSELGPCEFFSDPASKSQRDIDAMENNIHQPLTRIGDKVHTFFLGLIKSSPQAKHGTLLWIGRCISANSGKSKIWSAQMPQLFNQMYAYDGFCLNLCYLMLKLSVPFSEPQCDKLLKVQPTYCSVEVNDNDKSQQKNIHAFGLNKETCLIPMPENEQLEPLESYNFISECFFLTHQCLNMGFKPLNEKFVKLNQSLGRIQRLYQDATNQGGNDSMEPVRQLKSKMEEGMTIYLSIRAAVTEPKFLEMSLNFHISTATWMCLVAVKDNPQCFSDITLPLPDEAPKCLACIPEFIMGNITDFTQFLHRFKDQVFEFVGEKLSHFMTLILVYMGNPDRMKNPHLRAELAETLAMLLPSDQTQNRALMSRYYKGQLFVQHPLIDHLAEKLLHVFVSIEMTGQSVQFEQKFNYRRPMYQVLEHIWEIESHRNAIKSLSRFAEENIEATDAPLFLRFINLLINDAIFLLDEALDYMSQIKDKEQAKEQGEWTNMTPEQRQEAEMSLRQLSMIARYHNVMGNHTIHMLELLTREIKSIFCHNSMVDRISGMLNYFLVNLVGPKQRNFKVKDKDEYEFKPQETVSDISQIYLNLEEDVNFCIAVVNDGRSYSDDLFPKAINVLKKIHKPASMLENMENLHLKNQKLRVQQKADEELFADPPEEFLDEIMGTLMKDPVILPSSGNIVDRSTIARHLLSDQNDPFNREALSLDMVIPHAELQEKIEAWKEEHRNKS; the protein is encoded by the exons ATGGTAAAAGATCCTTTAGATTTGAGGCAGCACAAGTATGGAACTCACTTCCTAATGAG GATATCTGATGAAAAGATGACGGAACAGAAAGATTTATCAAACAATCCATTTGCAGCTTTGCTGACTGGTGGAGATGTGCCCTATAGCTTCCAGTCTTCTAAGGAAGAACAGGAAACACCTGAATCACAACCAG TTATAGCAGTAGAAATGAAAGCTGAAGACTGGAAATCTCTGGCAGAGTACAAACTAGAAATCAACAATCTCATAGAAACCATTTTTCTGCTAACTCTTGAAAAAG ACCCTGAAGCCTATACAGAAAGACCATCTAGATGTGTATTTATGACAGACTTAGCACAGACTTTAGAGGGACAAACATGGTTAGATATGGACTGTTTAGAACAA GCTGTATTTGAGAGATTACTTATGAAAGAGCCAGGATTATATATAGTATCACTAACATCAGCTAAAACAGAAGATGCTGAGTCTGCAAGAATAGCTGGAGAATCACAAGTTCTTCATTACCTGTATCAGTGTTATGTCAGAGTAAAGAACATGGAAAGTCAAAATAAG ATGCCAAAGATGAAAGCAGAAATGAATAAATGCAAGGCGGTGATTGTTATGAATGCTAAGACCTGTCTACAACAACCAGATTTATATGAACAGAACTTGTCCAAACAATTTGTTGATATTTATCAGTCAGAGGACAGTTTCTTATCAT CATATAGTCATGTGATTATGGTAGAATTTTTTGATCGAGTTGTGGAAGAGATAGATAAAAGTAAAGAAGATGGATCATTAAATGACGTATTTAAACCAGTTCTAGAATCACTGAAGAACAGTATGATGAAAGATAGTACCTTGATGAATCCAAATGTTCtcaaaaatatagattttatgGTATTTTTTACAAGACATCCAGAAATGGCTAAG GTACTGCTGGACCATAGTGCACCAAGAGATTGGAACAAAGGAAAGACCTATGAACAGACTTTACTAGGCTCATTATTCTGTTTTAGTTCTATTCCAAGGTCAGAACTTGGTCCATGTGAATTTTTCTCAGATCCAGCATCGAAATCACAAAGAGATATTGATGCTATGGAGAACAATATTCATCAG CCTTTGACAAGAATAGGAGATAAAGTTCATACCTTCTTCTTAGGTTTGATCAAATCATCTCCTCAGGCTAAACATGGTACACTACTGTGGATAGGTAGATGTATATCTGCTAACTCAG gTAAATCCAAGATTTGGTCAGCTCAGATGCCTCAGTTATTCAACCAGATGTATGCATATGATGGATTCTgtttaaatttatgttatttaatGTTAAAACTTTCTGTGCCTTTCTCTGAACCACAGTGTGACAAACTTCTTAAAGTACAACCCACCTATTGTTCTGTGGAAGTTAATGACAACGATAAGAGCCAACAGAAAAATATTCATGCTTTTG ggtTGAATAAAGAGACATGTTTGATACCAATGCCAGAAAATGAACAATTGGAACCTTTAGAATCTTACAATTTTATATCTGAGTGTTTTTTCTTGACTCATCAATGTTTAAACATGGGATTCAAACCTTTAAATGAAAAGTTTGTAAAACTAAATCAAAGTTTAGGAAGAATACAACGTTTATATCAGGATGCTACAAACCAAGGAGGAAATGATTCAATGGAACCAGTCAGACAGCTGAAAAGTAAAATGGAAGAAG gaATGACCATTTACTTAAGTATTAGGGCAGCTGTAACAGAACCGAAATTTTTAGAAATGTCTTTGAACTTTCACATATCAACTGCAACATGGATGTGTCTTGTTGCTGTAAAGGACAACCCACAATGCTTCAGTGATATCACACTTCCTCTTCCTGATGAAGCTCCAAAATGTCTAGCATGCATTCCTGAATTTATTATGGGAAATATTACAGACTTTACACAATTCCTGCATCGATTTAAAGATCAAGTCTTTGAG tttgttggTGAGAAACTAAGCCATTTTATGACCTTGATATTGGTATATATGGGTAATCCTGATCGTATGAAGAACCCACATTTGAGAGCAGAATTAGCTGAAACTTTAGCTATGTTGTTACCAAGTGATCAAACCCAGAACAGAGCTCTAATGTCAAG ATATTATAAAGGGCAGTTATTTGTACAGCATCCATTAATTGACCATTTGGCAGAAAagttactacatgtatttgttagTATAGAGATGACAGGCCAAAGTGTACAGTTTGAACAGAAGTTTAATTACAGAAGACCTATGTACCAAGTACTAGAACATATATGGGAAATAGAATCACATAGAAATGCCATTAAG agtttatcCCGATTTGCTGAAGAGAATATAGAAGCAACAGATGCACCTTTATTCCTGAGGTTTATAAATCTCCTCATTAACGATGCTATCTTCCTGTTAGATGAGGCATTAGAT TACATGAGTCAAATCAAAGATAAGGAACAAGCCAAAGAACAAGGTGAATGGACCAACATGACACCTGAACAAAGACAGGAAGCTGAAATGAGTCTACGACAACTTAGTATGATAGCTCGTTATCATAATGTGATGGGAAATCATACTATACATATGTTAGAACTATTGACTAGAGAGATCAAATCAATATTTTGTCATAATTCTATGGTTGATCGAATCTCAGGAATGTTAAATTACTTCTTGGTCAATTTA GTTGGACCAAAACAAAGAAATTTTAAAGTGAAAGACAAAGATGAATATGAGTTTAAACCTCAAGAGACAGTATCTGACATATCACAGATTTATCTCAACTTAGAGGAGGATGTTAACTTTTGTATTGCTGTTGTTAATGATGGAAGATCTTACTCCGATGATCTCTTTCCTAAAGCTATTAACGTTCTCAAGAAAATACATAAACCTGCTTCAATGttagaaaatatggaaaatcttcatttaaaaaatcag aaactacGAGTACAACAGAAAGCAGATGAAGAACTATTTGCTGATCCTCCGGAAgaattcttggatgaaattatgGGAACATTAATGAAAGATCCTGTGATATTACCTTCTTCTGGGAATATAGTGGACAGATCTACCATAGCCAGACATTTACTCAG TGATCAGAATGATCCATTCAACAGGGAGGCATTATCATTAGATATGGTTATACCACATGCTGAACTACAGGAGAAGATTGAAGCTTGGAAAGAAGAACATCGAAATAAAAGTTGA
- the LOC139487908 gene encoding ubiquitin conjugation factor E4 A-like isoform X2, whose protein sequence is MEVLRISDEKMTEQKDLSNNPFAALLTGGDVPYSFQSSKEEQETPESQPVIAVEMKAEDWKSLAEYKLEINNLIETIFLLTLEKDPEAYTERPSRCVFMTDLAQTLEGQTWLDMDCLEQAVFERLLMKEPGLYIVSLTSAKTEDAESARIAGESQVLHYLYQCYVRVKNMESQNKMPKMKAEMNKCKAVIVMNAKTCLQQPDLYEQNLSKQFVDIYQSEDSFLSSYSHVIMVEFFDRVVEEIDKSKEDGSLNDVFKPVLESLKNSMMKDSTLMNPNVLKNIDFMVFFTRHPEMAKVLLDHSAPRDWNKGKTYEQTLLGSLFCFSSIPRSELGPCEFFSDPASKSQRDIDAMENNIHQPLTRIGDKVHTFFLGLIKSSPQAKHGTLLWIGRCISANSGKSKIWSAQMPQLFNQMYAYDGFCLNLCYLMLKLSVPFSEPQCDKLLKVQPTYCSVEVNDNDKSQQKNIHAFGLNKETCLIPMPENEQLEPLESYNFISECFFLTHQCLNMGFKPLNEKFVKLNQSLGRIQRLYQDATNQGGNDSMEPVRQLKSKMEEGMTIYLSIRAAVTEPKFLEMSLNFHISTATWMCLVAVKDNPQCFSDITLPLPDEAPKCLACIPEFIMGNITDFTQFLHRFKDQVFEFVGEKLSHFMTLILVYMGNPDRMKNPHLRAELAETLAMLLPSDQTQNRALMSRYYKGQLFVQHPLIDHLAEKLLHVFVSIEMTGQSVQFEQKFNYRRPMYQVLEHIWEIESHRNAIKSLSRFAEENIEATDAPLFLRFINLLINDAIFLLDEALDYMSQIKDKEQAKEQGEWTNMTPEQRQEAEMSLRQLSMIARYHNVMGNHTIHMLELLTREIKSIFCHNSMVDRISGMLNYFLVNLVGPKQRNFKVKDKDEYEFKPQETVSDISQIYLNLEEDVNFCIAVVNDGRSYSDDLFPKAINVLKKIHKPASMLENMENLHLKNQKLRVQQKADEELFADPPEEFLDEIMGTLMKDPVILPSSGNIVDRSTIARHLLSDQNDPFNREALSLDMVIPHAELQEKIEAWKEEHRNKS, encoded by the exons ATGGAAGTCCTTAG GATATCTGATGAAAAGATGACGGAACAGAAAGATTTATCAAACAATCCATTTGCAGCTTTGCTGACTGGTGGAGATGTGCCCTATAGCTTCCAGTCTTCTAAGGAAGAACAGGAAACACCTGAATCACAACCAG TTATAGCAGTAGAAATGAAAGCTGAAGACTGGAAATCTCTGGCAGAGTACAAACTAGAAATCAACAATCTCATAGAAACCATTTTTCTGCTAACTCTTGAAAAAG ACCCTGAAGCCTATACAGAAAGACCATCTAGATGTGTATTTATGACAGACTTAGCACAGACTTTAGAGGGACAAACATGGTTAGATATGGACTGTTTAGAACAA GCTGTATTTGAGAGATTACTTATGAAAGAGCCAGGATTATATATAGTATCACTAACATCAGCTAAAACAGAAGATGCTGAGTCTGCAAGAATAGCTGGAGAATCACAAGTTCTTCATTACCTGTATCAGTGTTATGTCAGAGTAAAGAACATGGAAAGTCAAAATAAG ATGCCAAAGATGAAAGCAGAAATGAATAAATGCAAGGCGGTGATTGTTATGAATGCTAAGACCTGTCTACAACAACCAGATTTATATGAACAGAACTTGTCCAAACAATTTGTTGATATTTATCAGTCAGAGGACAGTTTCTTATCAT CATATAGTCATGTGATTATGGTAGAATTTTTTGATCGAGTTGTGGAAGAGATAGATAAAAGTAAAGAAGATGGATCATTAAATGACGTATTTAAACCAGTTCTAGAATCACTGAAGAACAGTATGATGAAAGATAGTACCTTGATGAATCCAAATGTTCtcaaaaatatagattttatgGTATTTTTTACAAGACATCCAGAAATGGCTAAG GTACTGCTGGACCATAGTGCACCAAGAGATTGGAACAAAGGAAAGACCTATGAACAGACTTTACTAGGCTCATTATTCTGTTTTAGTTCTATTCCAAGGTCAGAACTTGGTCCATGTGAATTTTTCTCAGATCCAGCATCGAAATCACAAAGAGATATTGATGCTATGGAGAACAATATTCATCAG CCTTTGACAAGAATAGGAGATAAAGTTCATACCTTCTTCTTAGGTTTGATCAAATCATCTCCTCAGGCTAAACATGGTACACTACTGTGGATAGGTAGATGTATATCTGCTAACTCAG gTAAATCCAAGATTTGGTCAGCTCAGATGCCTCAGTTATTCAACCAGATGTATGCATATGATGGATTCTgtttaaatttatgttatttaatGTTAAAACTTTCTGTGCCTTTCTCTGAACCACAGTGTGACAAACTTCTTAAAGTACAACCCACCTATTGTTCTGTGGAAGTTAATGACAACGATAAGAGCCAACAGAAAAATATTCATGCTTTTG ggtTGAATAAAGAGACATGTTTGATACCAATGCCAGAAAATGAACAATTGGAACCTTTAGAATCTTACAATTTTATATCTGAGTGTTTTTTCTTGACTCATCAATGTTTAAACATGGGATTCAAACCTTTAAATGAAAAGTTTGTAAAACTAAATCAAAGTTTAGGAAGAATACAACGTTTATATCAGGATGCTACAAACCAAGGAGGAAATGATTCAATGGAACCAGTCAGACAGCTGAAAAGTAAAATGGAAGAAG gaATGACCATTTACTTAAGTATTAGGGCAGCTGTAACAGAACCGAAATTTTTAGAAATGTCTTTGAACTTTCACATATCAACTGCAACATGGATGTGTCTTGTTGCTGTAAAGGACAACCCACAATGCTTCAGTGATATCACACTTCCTCTTCCTGATGAAGCTCCAAAATGTCTAGCATGCATTCCTGAATTTATTATGGGAAATATTACAGACTTTACACAATTCCTGCATCGATTTAAAGATCAAGTCTTTGAG tttgttggTGAGAAACTAAGCCATTTTATGACCTTGATATTGGTATATATGGGTAATCCTGATCGTATGAAGAACCCACATTTGAGAGCAGAATTAGCTGAAACTTTAGCTATGTTGTTACCAAGTGATCAAACCCAGAACAGAGCTCTAATGTCAAG ATATTATAAAGGGCAGTTATTTGTACAGCATCCATTAATTGACCATTTGGCAGAAAagttactacatgtatttgttagTATAGAGATGACAGGCCAAAGTGTACAGTTTGAACAGAAGTTTAATTACAGAAGACCTATGTACCAAGTACTAGAACATATATGGGAAATAGAATCACATAGAAATGCCATTAAG agtttatcCCGATTTGCTGAAGAGAATATAGAAGCAACAGATGCACCTTTATTCCTGAGGTTTATAAATCTCCTCATTAACGATGCTATCTTCCTGTTAGATGAGGCATTAGAT TACATGAGTCAAATCAAAGATAAGGAACAAGCCAAAGAACAAGGTGAATGGACCAACATGACACCTGAACAAAGACAGGAAGCTGAAATGAGTCTACGACAACTTAGTATGATAGCTCGTTATCATAATGTGATGGGAAATCATACTATACATATGTTAGAACTATTGACTAGAGAGATCAAATCAATATTTTGTCATAATTCTATGGTTGATCGAATCTCAGGAATGTTAAATTACTTCTTGGTCAATTTA GTTGGACCAAAACAAAGAAATTTTAAAGTGAAAGACAAAGATGAATATGAGTTTAAACCTCAAGAGACAGTATCTGACATATCACAGATTTATCTCAACTTAGAGGAGGATGTTAACTTTTGTATTGCTGTTGTTAATGATGGAAGATCTTACTCCGATGATCTCTTTCCTAAAGCTATTAACGTTCTCAAGAAAATACATAAACCTGCTTCAATGttagaaaatatggaaaatcttcatttaaaaaatcag aaactacGAGTACAACAGAAAGCAGATGAAGAACTATTTGCTGATCCTCCGGAAgaattcttggatgaaattatgGGAACATTAATGAAAGATCCTGTGATATTACCTTCTTCTGGGAATATAGTGGACAGATCTACCATAGCCAGACATTTACTCAG TGATCAGAATGATCCATTCAACAGGGAGGCATTATCATTAGATATGGTTATACCACATGCTGAACTACAGGAGAAGATTGAAGCTTGGAAAGAAGAACATCGAAATAAAAGTTGA